Proteins encoded within one genomic window of Vidua macroura isolate BioBank_ID:100142 chromosome 2, ASM2450914v1, whole genome shotgun sequence:
- the HJURP gene encoding Holliday junction recognition protein isoform X2, whose protein sequence is MDSEAMQEGLHRSKARFLASMSRIIEQYNQPFEDDILVSIYTLTYDTTEGPKRWDKVSCKDVRKWKETLFEHKSQRPKNTGEESGDIVSVERKFESIHLQNLIVDDGQIFKEEIVPVDVILQGDERNIPKWVKIKTPISLKSHRSTSPGQKLLGSQAAVCRKKLELSNKCSSSKYPQLHHSAVPISSNTIASPRIRPCPELRPTSCDSILGEYQSADEECSLSNTTLADLYPAMVEIFTKLMAKHSQKKVLKYMFGHLRSKKRHSRRPKLNVTVDKMRGFGPCKLKKSFHSMCSCRSEDNQNPTSGNESREFCHDSCPISNSSGLVPYAYADKNEVKMHYSDSSLEQHLASGKSLEICKHTTFPDVMDRMGETFLVEDELQTTATPKHSEYREIEKYSYKCFSGPSFITSTASSDSRAFYLVKENKTQKTDFFVGTSELCSSACSSHGNRNNSIPITNCSPARSSSNTVFVYPQKIISERQTSFQYKDPFSSWFMKQSPSKKPDKYEDAFEELYYKVCSEEFQKPLTLTRPLLNSQNLEEKGRLVKSNLSDSGRSAKQCDIEFDRLYEKLCGESVPKSPGLQTASNFRKYEEIQIPETVNALVKSPVRTYSAISRVKRGNFENQLPCSPEKRLKLTPEHCFSSRKCQDISHSKKGNLQTGGMDFLSKYNCSSPSSFADHNCHCQGSGSHDSSDESFLGIPGTSLQESGTAGAHSGWPGAMENCSSFRNVRKCHPRVYRKLSYSDGKDQL, encoded by the exons ATGGACAGCGAGGCGATGCAGGAAGGGCTGCACCGCAGCAAGGCTCGCTTCCTGGCATCTATGAGCCGAATAATTGAGCAG tACAACCAGCCTTTCGAGGATGATATACTTGTGTCCATATACACTCTCACCTATGATACAACTGAAG gACCAAAACGGTGGGACAAAGTATCCTGCAAAGATgttagaaaatggaaagaaacactATTTGAG CACAAGAGTCAAAGACCAAAGAACACAG GTGAAGAAAGTGGTGACATAGTCTCAgtagaaagaaaatttgaaagcaTTCACCTCCAG AATCTGATTGTAGATGATGGACAGATCTTCAAGGAAGAAATAGTTCCAGTGGATGTGATATTACAAGGTGATGagagaaatattcccaaatGGGTAAAG ataaaaacTCCAATTTCGTTGAAAAGCCATCGTTCAACTTCGCCAGGGCAAAAACTGCTTG gCAGTCaagctgctgtttgcagaaAGAAGCTAGAGTTGTCAAATAAGTGTTCTTCATCCAAATATCCACAGTTACACCATTCTGCTGTTCCCATTTCATCAAATACAATAGCCTCACCCAGGATTCGACCATGTCCAGAACTGAGACCAACTTCATGTGATAGTATCCTTGGAGAATACCAGTCTGCAGATGAGGAATGCTCCTTGAGCAATACAACTCTTGCAGACTTGTATCCAGCAATGGTAGAGATATTTACAAAGCTCATGGCGAAGCATTCTCAGAAAAAAGTGTTGAAGTACATGTTTGGACACCTACGGTCCAAGAAGAGGCATTCTAGAAGACCAAAGCTCAATGTCACTGTAGACAAAATGAGAGGGTTCGGACCCTGTAAACTAAAGAAATCATTTCACAGCATGTGTAGCTGTAGAAGTGAAGACAACCAAAATCCAACTTCTGGAAATGAGAGCAGAGAATTCTGTCATGACAGTTGCCCCATTAGTAATTCATCTGGGCTGGTGCCTTATGCTTATGCTGATAAAAATGAAGTCAAAATGCACTACTCTGACTCAAGTTTAGAACAACATTTGGCATCTGGAAAAAGCCTAGAAATCTGCAAACACACTACTTTTCCTGATGTTATGGATAGAATGGGGGAGACATTTCTAGTTGAAGATGAATTACAGACTACTGCCACACCAAAGCATTCAGAATacagagaaattgaaaaatattcttacaaATGTTTCTCAGGACCCAGTTTTATAACATCTACTGCCAGTTCAGATTCAAGAGCATTTTATCTTGTAAAAGAGAATAAGACTcagaaaacagacttttttgTTGGTACCTCAGAGTTGTGTTCATCGGCTTGTAGTTCCCATGGCAATAGAAACAATTCTATCCCTATTACAAATTGTTCTCCTGCAAGATCATCATCAAATACTGTGTTCGTATATcctcaaaaaataatttctgaaagacaAACTTCTTTCCAGTACAAAGACCCATTTTCCTCCTGGTTCATGAAGCAGAGTCCTTCAAAGAAGCCAGATAAATATGAAGATGCATTTGAGGAACTCTACTACAAAGTGTGTTCTGAAGAATTCCAAAAGCCTTTGACATTGACAAGACCTCTTTTAAACTCACAGAACcttgaagagaaaggaagattAGTGAAGAGTAATTTAAGTGATTCTGGGAGGTCCGCTAAACAGTGTGATATAGAATTTGACAGGCTCTATGAAAAACTGTGTGGGGAGTCTGTTCCAAAATCTCCTGGGCTTCAGACAGCTTCAAATTTCAGGAAATATGAAGAAATACAGATACCTGAAACTGTAAATGCTCTTGTTAAGTCTCCTGTCCGAACTTATTCTGCAATTTCCAGAGTTAAAAGAGGAAATTTTGAAAACCAACTTCCTTGTTCACCAGAAAAGCGACTGAAACTTACACCAGAACATTGTTTTTCTTCAAGGAAATGTCAGGATATTTCCCACAGTAAAAAGGGTAATCTTCAGACAGGTGGCATGGATTTCTTGAGCAAATACAACTGtagcagccccagctcttttGCTGATCACAACTGTCATTGTCAG GGCTCTGGATCTCATGATTCTTCAGATGAAAGTTTTCTTGGTATTCCTGGCACTTCCCTGCAAG AATCTGGGACTGCAGGTGCACACTCTGGTTGGCCTGGTGCAATGGAGAATTGCAGCTCTTTCAGAAATGTGAGGAAGTGTCACCCAAG ggtATACAGAAAACTAAGCTACAGTGATGGGAAAGACCAATTGTGA
- the HJURP gene encoding Holliday junction recognition protein isoform X3, with protein sequence MIYLCPYTLSPMIQLKDQNGGTKYPAKMLENGKKHYLSTRVKDQRTQESSENSGAEISDTGEESGDIVSVERKFESIHLQNLIVDDGQIFKEEIVPVDVILQGDERNIPKWVKIKTPISLKSHRSTSPGQKLLGSQAAVCRKKLELSNKCSSSKYPQLHHSAVPISSNTIASPRIRPCPELRPTSCDSILGEYQSADEECSLSNTTLADLYPAMVEIFTKLMAKHSQKKVLKYMFGHLRSKKRHSRRPKLNVTVDKMRGFGPCKLKKSFHSMCSCRSEDNQNPTSGNESREFCHDSCPISNSSGLVPYAYADKNEVKMHYSDSSLEQHLASGKSLEICKHTTFPDVMDRMGETFLVEDELQTTATPKHSEYREIEKYSYKCFSGPSFITSTASSDSRAFYLVKENKTQKTDFFVGTSELCSSACSSHGNRNNSIPITNCSPARSSSNTVFVYPQKIISERQTSFQYKDPFSSWFMKQSPSKKPDKYEDAFEELYYKVCSEEFQKPLTLTRPLLNSQNLEEKGRLVKSNLSDSGRSAKQCDIEFDRLYEKLCGESVPKSPGLQTASNFRKYEEIQIPETVNALVKSPVRTYSAISRVKRGNFENQLPCSPEKRLKLTPEHCFSSRKCQDISHSKKGNLQTGGMDFLSKYNCSSPSSFADHNCHCQGSGSHDSSDESFLGIPGTSLQESGTAGAHSGWPGAMENCSSFRNVRKCHPRVYRKLSYSDGKDQL encoded by the exons ATGATATACTTGTGTCCATATACACTCTCACCTATGATACAACTGAAG gACCAAAACGGTGGGACAAAGTATCCTGCAAAGATgttagaaaatggaaagaaacactATTTGAG CACAAGAGTCAAAGACCAAAGAACACAG GAATCTTCTGAGAACTCTGGTGCGGAAATATCTGATACAG GTGAAGAAAGTGGTGACATAGTCTCAgtagaaagaaaatttgaaagcaTTCACCTCCAG AATCTGATTGTAGATGATGGACAGATCTTCAAGGAAGAAATAGTTCCAGTGGATGTGATATTACAAGGTGATGagagaaatattcccaaatGGGTAAAG ataaaaacTCCAATTTCGTTGAAAAGCCATCGTTCAACTTCGCCAGGGCAAAAACTGCTTG gCAGTCaagctgctgtttgcagaaAGAAGCTAGAGTTGTCAAATAAGTGTTCTTCATCCAAATATCCACAGTTACACCATTCTGCTGTTCCCATTTCATCAAATACAATAGCCTCACCCAGGATTCGACCATGTCCAGAACTGAGACCAACTTCATGTGATAGTATCCTTGGAGAATACCAGTCTGCAGATGAGGAATGCTCCTTGAGCAATACAACTCTTGCAGACTTGTATCCAGCAATGGTAGAGATATTTACAAAGCTCATGGCGAAGCATTCTCAGAAAAAAGTGTTGAAGTACATGTTTGGACACCTACGGTCCAAGAAGAGGCATTCTAGAAGACCAAAGCTCAATGTCACTGTAGACAAAATGAGAGGGTTCGGACCCTGTAAACTAAAGAAATCATTTCACAGCATGTGTAGCTGTAGAAGTGAAGACAACCAAAATCCAACTTCTGGAAATGAGAGCAGAGAATTCTGTCATGACAGTTGCCCCATTAGTAATTCATCTGGGCTGGTGCCTTATGCTTATGCTGATAAAAATGAAGTCAAAATGCACTACTCTGACTCAAGTTTAGAACAACATTTGGCATCTGGAAAAAGCCTAGAAATCTGCAAACACACTACTTTTCCTGATGTTATGGATAGAATGGGGGAGACATTTCTAGTTGAAGATGAATTACAGACTACTGCCACACCAAAGCATTCAGAATacagagaaattgaaaaatattcttacaaATGTTTCTCAGGACCCAGTTTTATAACATCTACTGCCAGTTCAGATTCAAGAGCATTTTATCTTGTAAAAGAGAATAAGACTcagaaaacagacttttttgTTGGTACCTCAGAGTTGTGTTCATCGGCTTGTAGTTCCCATGGCAATAGAAACAATTCTATCCCTATTACAAATTGTTCTCCTGCAAGATCATCATCAAATACTGTGTTCGTATATcctcaaaaaataatttctgaaagacaAACTTCTTTCCAGTACAAAGACCCATTTTCCTCCTGGTTCATGAAGCAGAGTCCTTCAAAGAAGCCAGATAAATATGAAGATGCATTTGAGGAACTCTACTACAAAGTGTGTTCTGAAGAATTCCAAAAGCCTTTGACATTGACAAGACCTCTTTTAAACTCACAGAACcttgaagagaaaggaagattAGTGAAGAGTAATTTAAGTGATTCTGGGAGGTCCGCTAAACAGTGTGATATAGAATTTGACAGGCTCTATGAAAAACTGTGTGGGGAGTCTGTTCCAAAATCTCCTGGGCTTCAGACAGCTTCAAATTTCAGGAAATATGAAGAAATACAGATACCTGAAACTGTAAATGCTCTTGTTAAGTCTCCTGTCCGAACTTATTCTGCAATTTCCAGAGTTAAAAGAGGAAATTTTGAAAACCAACTTCCTTGTTCACCAGAAAAGCGACTGAAACTTACACCAGAACATTGTTTTTCTTCAAGGAAATGTCAGGATATTTCCCACAGTAAAAAGGGTAATCTTCAGACAGGTGGCATGGATTTCTTGAGCAAATACAACTGtagcagccccagctcttttGCTGATCACAACTGTCATTGTCAG GGCTCTGGATCTCATGATTCTTCAGATGAAAGTTTTCTTGGTATTCCTGGCACTTCCCTGCAAG AATCTGGGACTGCAGGTGCACACTCTGGTTGGCCTGGTGCAATGGAGAATTGCAGCTCTTTCAGAAATGTGAGGAAGTGTCACCCAAG ggtATACAGAAAACTAAGCTACAGTGATGGGAAAGACCAATTGTGA
- the HJURP gene encoding Holliday junction recognition protein isoform X1, with product MDSEAMQEGLHRSKARFLASMSRIIEQYNQPFEDDILVSIYTLTYDTTEGPKRWDKVSCKDVRKWKETLFEHKSQRPKNTEEESSDFEDEHSTVHQESSENSGAEISDTGEESGDIVSVERKFESIHLQNLIVDDGQIFKEEIVPVDVILQGDERNIPKWVKIKTPISLKSHRSTSPGQKLLGSQAAVCRKKLELSNKCSSSKYPQLHHSAVPISSNTIASPRIRPCPELRPTSCDSILGEYQSADEECSLSNTTLADLYPAMVEIFTKLMAKHSQKKVLKYMFGHLRSKKRHSRRPKLNVTVDKMRGFGPCKLKKSFHSMCSCRSEDNQNPTSGNESREFCHDSCPISNSSGLVPYAYADKNEVKMHYSDSSLEQHLASGKSLEICKHTTFPDVMDRMGETFLVEDELQTTATPKHSEYREIEKYSYKCFSGPSFITSTASSDSRAFYLVKENKTQKTDFFVGTSELCSSACSSHGNRNNSIPITNCSPARSSSNTVFVYPQKIISERQTSFQYKDPFSSWFMKQSPSKKPDKYEDAFEELYYKVCSEEFQKPLTLTRPLLNSQNLEEKGRLVKSNLSDSGRSAKQCDIEFDRLYEKLCGESVPKSPGLQTASNFRKYEEIQIPETVNALVKSPVRTYSAISRVKRGNFENQLPCSPEKRLKLTPEHCFSSRKCQDISHSKKGNLQTGGMDFLSKYNCSSPSSFADHNCHCQGSGSHDSSDESFLGIPGTSLQESGTAGAHSGWPGAMENCSSFRNVRKCHPRVYRKLSYSDGKDQL from the exons ATGGACAGCGAGGCGATGCAGGAAGGGCTGCACCGCAGCAAGGCTCGCTTCCTGGCATCTATGAGCCGAATAATTGAGCAG tACAACCAGCCTTTCGAGGATGATATACTTGTGTCCATATACACTCTCACCTATGATACAACTGAAG gACCAAAACGGTGGGACAAAGTATCCTGCAAAGATgttagaaaatggaaagaaacactATTTGAG CACAAGAGTCAAAGACCAAAGAACACAG AGGAAGAGAGCAGTGATTTTGAAGATGAACACTCAACAGTACACCAG GAATCTTCTGAGAACTCTGGTGCGGAAATATCTGATACAG GTGAAGAAAGTGGTGACATAGTCTCAgtagaaagaaaatttgaaagcaTTCACCTCCAG AATCTGATTGTAGATGATGGACAGATCTTCAAGGAAGAAATAGTTCCAGTGGATGTGATATTACAAGGTGATGagagaaatattcccaaatGGGTAAAG ataaaaacTCCAATTTCGTTGAAAAGCCATCGTTCAACTTCGCCAGGGCAAAAACTGCTTG gCAGTCaagctgctgtttgcagaaAGAAGCTAGAGTTGTCAAATAAGTGTTCTTCATCCAAATATCCACAGTTACACCATTCTGCTGTTCCCATTTCATCAAATACAATAGCCTCACCCAGGATTCGACCATGTCCAGAACTGAGACCAACTTCATGTGATAGTATCCTTGGAGAATACCAGTCTGCAGATGAGGAATGCTCCTTGAGCAATACAACTCTTGCAGACTTGTATCCAGCAATGGTAGAGATATTTACAAAGCTCATGGCGAAGCATTCTCAGAAAAAAGTGTTGAAGTACATGTTTGGACACCTACGGTCCAAGAAGAGGCATTCTAGAAGACCAAAGCTCAATGTCACTGTAGACAAAATGAGAGGGTTCGGACCCTGTAAACTAAAGAAATCATTTCACAGCATGTGTAGCTGTAGAAGTGAAGACAACCAAAATCCAACTTCTGGAAATGAGAGCAGAGAATTCTGTCATGACAGTTGCCCCATTAGTAATTCATCTGGGCTGGTGCCTTATGCTTATGCTGATAAAAATGAAGTCAAAATGCACTACTCTGACTCAAGTTTAGAACAACATTTGGCATCTGGAAAAAGCCTAGAAATCTGCAAACACACTACTTTTCCTGATGTTATGGATAGAATGGGGGAGACATTTCTAGTTGAAGATGAATTACAGACTACTGCCACACCAAAGCATTCAGAATacagagaaattgaaaaatattcttacaaATGTTTCTCAGGACCCAGTTTTATAACATCTACTGCCAGTTCAGATTCAAGAGCATTTTATCTTGTAAAAGAGAATAAGACTcagaaaacagacttttttgTTGGTACCTCAGAGTTGTGTTCATCGGCTTGTAGTTCCCATGGCAATAGAAACAATTCTATCCCTATTACAAATTGTTCTCCTGCAAGATCATCATCAAATACTGTGTTCGTATATcctcaaaaaataatttctgaaagacaAACTTCTTTCCAGTACAAAGACCCATTTTCCTCCTGGTTCATGAAGCAGAGTCCTTCAAAGAAGCCAGATAAATATGAAGATGCATTTGAGGAACTCTACTACAAAGTGTGTTCTGAAGAATTCCAAAAGCCTTTGACATTGACAAGACCTCTTTTAAACTCACAGAACcttgaagagaaaggaagattAGTGAAGAGTAATTTAAGTGATTCTGGGAGGTCCGCTAAACAGTGTGATATAGAATTTGACAGGCTCTATGAAAAACTGTGTGGGGAGTCTGTTCCAAAATCTCCTGGGCTTCAGACAGCTTCAAATTTCAGGAAATATGAAGAAATACAGATACCTGAAACTGTAAATGCTCTTGTTAAGTCTCCTGTCCGAACTTATTCTGCAATTTCCAGAGTTAAAAGAGGAAATTTTGAAAACCAACTTCCTTGTTCACCAGAAAAGCGACTGAAACTTACACCAGAACATTGTTTTTCTTCAAGGAAATGTCAGGATATTTCCCACAGTAAAAAGGGTAATCTTCAGACAGGTGGCATGGATTTCTTGAGCAAATACAACTGtagcagccccagctcttttGCTGATCACAACTGTCATTGTCAG GGCTCTGGATCTCATGATTCTTCAGATGAAAGTTTTCTTGGTATTCCTGGCACTTCCCTGCAAG AATCTGGGACTGCAGGTGCACACTCTGGTTGGCCTGGTGCAATGGAGAATTGCAGCTCTTTCAGAAATGTGAGGAAGTGTCACCCAAG ggtATACAGAAAACTAAGCTACAGTGATGGGAAAGACCAATTGTGA